In a genomic window of Planctomicrobium piriforme:
- a CDS encoding peroxidase family protein, which produces HPLRNHAAPLLRLDSSCLCPHYTQAVMKGALGQFIDHDLTFDPASSLQKVNDPDALVDFRTPRFDLDNLYGRGPDDQPYMYQGDGVRFVLGRALTGNSDDASSRDLQRTAGGRAIIGDPRNDENVIISQLQAAFLRFHNRVADVLKASGPRDFAKVQEVVRWHYQWVVLHDFLPTIIGKDMLFSILPHLGSGKSILHDRPILRFYQPQKEPYMPVEFSVAAYRFGHSMVRPQYRLNEVTPPVEGNPDPSGKNDPRLPIFSSTALSLVGFNEFPSTWAVDWRLFFKLGIAPPSGKNRIQPAYKIDTSLVNPLGKLPEVVTGPTPVPSLALRNLLRSLRMGLPSGQAVARAMGEPIIPDEELRVGKANEDDFKNNPTLASISSEFSRNAPLWYYVLADSQNAFKDNNTPIRLGRIGGRIVGEVFAGILLGDHHSFLNHCPNWKPHAELAASDGTFGIADLIKQAMQA; this is translated from the coding sequence ATCATCCGCTACGAAACCACGCTGCTCCGCTACTCAGGCTGGATTCATCTTGCTTGTGCCCTCATTACACTCAGGCGGTTATGAAAGGCGCTCTAGGTCAATTCATTGACCACGATCTGACGTTTGACCCTGCCAGCAGTCTGCAAAAGGTGAATGATCCTGATGCGCTGGTTGATTTTCGGACCCCTCGATTCGATCTCGACAATCTCTATGGTCGAGGTCCTGACGATCAGCCCTATATGTATCAGGGTGACGGCGTCCGGTTCGTTCTGGGGCGCGCATTAACGGGCAACTCAGATGATGCGAGTTCTCGCGACTTGCAGAGAACAGCTGGCGGTCGTGCGATTATTGGCGATCCTCGGAACGATGAGAACGTCATTATCTCTCAGCTCCAGGCGGCTTTTCTGCGGTTTCACAATCGCGTCGCCGACGTTCTGAAGGCTTCAGGGCCGCGCGATTTTGCAAAAGTCCAGGAAGTCGTGCGCTGGCACTACCAATGGGTCGTGCTTCATGATTTTCTGCCGACAATTATCGGCAAAGACATGTTGTTCTCCATCTTGCCGCACTTGGGAAGCGGAAAGTCAATACTGCACGACCGTCCAATTCTGCGGTTCTATCAACCGCAAAAAGAGCCATATATGCCGGTGGAGTTTTCAGTCGCCGCCTATCGTTTTGGGCATTCTATGGTGCGGCCGCAATATCGACTGAATGAGGTGACTCCGCCAGTTGAAGGAAACCCTGACCCTTCCGGGAAGAACGATCCCCGGCTGCCGATTTTTTCTTCGACCGCATTAAGTTTGGTGGGATTCAACGAGTTTCCGTCGACATGGGCAGTGGATTGGCGTCTCTTTTTCAAATTGGGAATCGCACCTCCATCGGGCAAAAACCGCATTCAACCTGCATATAAGATTGATACATCATTGGTGAATCCGCTCGGCAAATTACCTGAAGTGGTGACGGGGCCAACTCCCGTACCATCGTTGGCTCTGCGCAATTTATTGCGAAGCCTGCGAATGGGACTGCCTTCCGGGCAGGCTGTGGCTCGCGCGATGGGCGAACCGATTATCCCTGATGAAGAATTGCGAGTTGGGAAAGCCAACGAGGATGATTTTAAGAATAATCCAACCCTCGCGAGTATCTCCAGCGAATTTTCAAGAAACGCGCCGCTCTGGTATTACGTTCTTGCAGACTCACAGAATGCTTTCAAAGACAATAATACTCCGATTCGATTGGGACGAATTGGTGGTCGTATTGTCGGGGAGGTGTTTGCCGGAATTCTACTCGGTGACCATCACTCCTTCCTCAATCATTGTCCCAATTGGAAGCCACACGCTGAGCTCGCCGCGAGCGATGGCACGTTTGGAATCGCAGATCTTATTAAACAGGCCATGCAAGCCTGA
- a CDS encoding glycoside hydrolase family 31 protein: MATSPLIIDSQSGGFQAQVFPDTGQIALAGTNLVGAGRAVIVTLEPIELQVANKTVHLGRVVGPPRMSAGVFEFDHDLDGAKATAQISFPIDGVMRYEIVNWNGPTPASARISVLSAAAENFFGFGERFNALKQTGRRLEIKTQDHPGAKFTPGDPAKPDFAYKAVPWFLSSLGYGFHLDSHVESTFDMRSSKPDRYMIEQSAIPRRSGGLALHLVGGPKLTDVLSRYTAVAGRPPLPPPWAFGPWISSDAWRNGGEVQYVVRKFRERKIPVSAFVFDSPWEKSYNDFLFNIGDGAAPDPQTQFGSSGTFEDQPADTSKTFDGFKSLNEMMQFFQTHGLKVVCWMTPFVNDESAHDEQAGEAGEVIKGQKNRASNFGDGVARGVFVPTETDGSGKPGIHWWKGHGRHIDFTNPTAQDWLKNQLVKLITSSRVSTKSGALEPCLCGFKTDDGEALTGQNQDGNPHGVYLSNDAKYFDPRVTAQEMRNRYSVEYHKAVFGILNDAVGANRGIIFSRGGSHGSQAFPGCWAGDNEPNFHPANGLPSVVVAGLSAALSGFSIWGHDTGGYQRKYEPAPTDIDLFMRWTQFGCFTPIMQMHRQLSDKSPNISHLHGQYPWGYVSAAERADATNHGREFTDNEALRNFRFYAELHTQLFPYIYTFAQESSKTGLPILRPLLLLHQDDPQTFDIHHVYYFGSELIVAPVVEPNVTARVVYLPKGQWIDFWTNERIDRSAGGGNHAWANPDRTRLPVFAREGAIIPMLADLPQTLCDADYVNNDQVRTPTNGLLIRIYPAPSSDFVVHDGTAIACTTAGGKVAITINSPIARPVHLMVLAPRPAGQVTVAGTNVPEQAAATNFAAAATGWRHDATLGFVEIKLSLPIGPTAVTF, from the coding sequence ATGGCAACAAGCCCGCTCATAATCGACTCGCAGTCTGGCGGTTTCCAGGCACAGGTCTTCCCGGACACAGGACAGATCGCCTTGGCCGGGACGAACCTAGTGGGAGCGGGACGGGCAGTCATCGTCACCCTCGAACCAATTGAATTGCAGGTCGCGAACAAGACAGTTCATCTCGGCCGCGTAGTAGGGCCGCCGCGGATGTCTGCCGGGGTGTTCGAATTCGACCACGATCTCGATGGTGCCAAGGCGACGGCGCAAATCTCATTTCCCATCGACGGCGTAATGCGATACGAGATCGTCAACTGGAACGGGCCGACACCTGCATCGGCCAGGATTTCGGTGCTGTCTGCCGCCGCCGAGAATTTCTTCGGATTCGGGGAGCGATTCAACGCCCTCAAGCAGACGGGCCGACGGTTGGAGATTAAGACCCAAGACCATCCCGGGGCGAAGTTCACACCAGGCGACCCGGCGAAGCCAGATTTCGCCTACAAGGCGGTCCCGTGGTTCCTCAGCAGCCTCGGGTATGGGTTTCACCTCGACTCTCATGTCGAGAGTACTTTCGATATGCGGAGCTCGAAGCCTGACCGGTACATGATCGAACAGTCGGCCATTCCCAGGCGGTCTGGGGGTCTGGCCCTACACCTGGTGGGAGGACCGAAGCTGACCGACGTCCTGAGTCGTTACACCGCGGTGGCCGGACGTCCCCCCTTACCGCCTCCCTGGGCATTCGGTCCGTGGATCTCCTCCGACGCCTGGCGAAACGGCGGCGAAGTCCAGTATGTCGTGCGGAAATTTCGCGAGCGGAAGATTCCCGTATCGGCATTCGTTTTCGACTCCCCGTGGGAGAAGAGTTACAACGACTTTCTCTTCAACATCGGAGACGGAGCTGCCCCTGACCCGCAGACACAATTTGGCAGTAGTGGGACATTTGAGGACCAACCAGCCGATACCTCCAAGACGTTCGACGGCTTCAAGTCATTGAACGAGATGATGCAGTTTTTTCAGACCCACGGCCTTAAAGTCGTCTGCTGGATGACGCCGTTCGTGAATGACGAGTCCGCTCATGACGAGCAAGCGGGCGAAGCCGGGGAAGTAATCAAAGGGCAGAAGAACCGCGCGAGTAACTTCGGCGATGGGGTTGCCAGGGGGGTGTTCGTCCCGACCGAAACCGACGGCTCCGGGAAGCCCGGCATTCATTGGTGGAAGGGGCACGGCCGGCATATCGACTTCACTAATCCGACGGCGCAGGACTGGCTCAAAAACCAACTTGTCAAACTCATCACCAGCAGCCGCGTCTCCACGAAGTCGGGAGCCTTGGAGCCATGTCTTTGCGGGTTCAAGACGGACGACGGTGAAGCCTTGACTGGTCAGAATCAGGATGGGAACCCGCACGGCGTGTACCTGTCCAATGACGCCAAGTACTTCGACCCGCGCGTCACGGCGCAGGAAATGCGAAACCGCTACTCGGTCGAGTACCACAAGGCGGTCTTCGGCATTCTCAACGATGCCGTTGGTGCAAACCGCGGGATCATCTTCTCGCGGGGCGGGTCACATGGGTCGCAGGCATTCCCGGGGTGCTGGGCCGGCGACAACGAGCCGAATTTTCACCCAGCCAACGGCCTGCCCAGCGTTGTCGTCGCTGGTCTGTCGGCGGCACTCAGCGGTTTCTCGATCTGGGGCCACGATACCGGGGGTTATCAGAGAAAATACGAGCCGGCGCCGACAGACATCGATCTGTTCATGCGGTGGACGCAGTTCGGGTGCTTTACGCCGATCATGCAGATGCACCGGCAACTCAGCGATAAGTCTCCCAACATCTCCCACCTCCACGGTCAGTACCCCTGGGGGTACGTGAGCGCCGCCGAAAGGGCCGACGCCACGAACCACGGCCGGGAGTTCACCGACAACGAGGCACTGCGGAATTTCCGATTCTACGCCGAGTTGCACACGCAGTTGTTCCCCTACATCTATACGTTCGCTCAAGAGTCGAGCAAAACCGGACTGCCGATCCTCCGCCCGTTGCTACTGCTGCACCAGGACGACCCACAAACGTTCGACATTCATCATGTGTACTATTTCGGGAGTGAACTGATCGTGGCCCCGGTCGTGGAACCGAACGTCACGGCCCGCGTTGTTTACCTACCGAAGGGCCAGTGGATCGACTTTTGGACGAACGAGCGCATCGACCGCTCGGCCGGCGGAGGCAACCACGCATGGGCGAATCCCGACAGGACCAGATTGCCGGTGTTCGCCCGGGAAGGGGCCATCATCCCCATGCTGGCCGACCTGCCACAGACGCTCTGCGATGCCGACTATGTTAACAATGATCAGGTCCGCACGCCGACCAATGGCTTGCTCATTCGCATCTATCCGGCCCCTTCGTCTGATTTTGTCGTTCACGACGGCACGGCGATCGCTTGCACCACTGCCGGAGGGAAGGTCGCAATCACAATCAACTCGCCGATCGCGAGACCTGTGCACCTCATGGTCCTCGCCCCACGGCCAGCGGGGCAAGTGACGGTGGCCGGTACAAACGTGCCCGAGCAGGCCGCAGCGACTAACTTCGCGGCCGCAGCCACTGGCTGGCGGCACGATGCGACGCTCGGCTTCGTGGAAATCAAGTTGTCACTTCCGATCGGCCCCACGGCTGTGACGTTCTAA
- a CDS encoding galactose oxidase-like domain-containing protein, producing MSRCRWPVCLPGLFVGLVLMISASVAQAQSATQGEWSQVFNTKNVMIHVSVLPDSTVLFWGRREASDGHNLNPRVSTTRIWDPSQGTADAAFSKPKNQPGYNLFCSGHSFLPDGRLFVAGGHITDGHGEPHATIYNYASKEWLPQGTIPDMTGGRWYPTVVTLADGAVLVSLGNNDGHPNETQQVWKDGSGWRDLTNASFINGPYYPRMHVVSDGRLFMSGGLRFTQFLDTSGTGLWTRFADRVDVQMIKKYAPSVMYTTTPDDVGKVVFIGGGNAPTKVVEVLDLEKPSPAWVKVDDMQFARTQHNGTLLPDGTILVTGGTQGARAKYPGEELGFNDLRNGSPIWSAELWNPAKPAGHQWTKMAKAAVDRCYHSTAVLLPDATVLSAGGGEYSPPNDGSDNLPEDTHSDAQIFSPPYLFKADNTLADRPVITAAPTKVKYGDTFSVSTNDSNQIGKVTWIRLSSVTHSFNFNQRMNVLAFTVGMGGLTVTAPSDPKRCPPGHYMLFVLNKDGVPSVAKIVQILP from the coding sequence ATGAGTCGATGCAGATGGCCGGTCTGTTTGCCGGGGTTATTCGTGGGCCTCGTTCTGATGATCAGCGCCAGCGTCGCACAGGCTCAATCCGCCACACAGGGGGAGTGGTCGCAGGTCTTCAACACAAAGAATGTGATGATTCATGTGAGCGTCCTGCCAGACAGCACCGTGCTCTTCTGGGGCCGCCGCGAAGCGAGTGACGGTCACAATCTGAACCCCCGCGTCTCCACAACGAGAATCTGGGACCCCTCGCAGGGGACCGCCGACGCGGCGTTCTCCAAACCCAAAAACCAGCCGGGGTACAACCTGTTCTGCAGCGGTCACAGCTTTCTGCCTGACGGCCGCCTGTTCGTGGCAGGCGGACATATCACCGACGGTCACGGAGAGCCGCACGCCACCATCTACAACTACGCTTCCAAGGAATGGCTACCGCAGGGGACCATCCCGGACATGACCGGCGGCCGGTGGTACCCGACCGTCGTCACGCTGGCCGACGGTGCCGTACTCGTGTCTTTGGGCAACAACGACGGCCACCCGAACGAGACCCAGCAGGTGTGGAAGGATGGGAGCGGGTGGCGGGATCTAACCAACGCCTCTTTCATTAACGGCCCGTACTATCCGCGGATGCACGTCGTCTCAGATGGGCGGCTATTCATGTCTGGCGGGTTGCGGTTCACCCAGTTCCTCGACACTTCCGGCACTGGGCTCTGGACGCGATTTGCCGATCGGGTCGACGTGCAGATGATTAAGAAGTACGCCCCGTCAGTGATGTACACCACAACCCCCGACGATGTGGGCAAAGTCGTGTTCATCGGCGGTGGGAATGCGCCTACCAAAGTCGTGGAAGTACTGGATCTGGAGAAGCCGTCACCAGCCTGGGTCAAGGTCGACGACATGCAGTTCGCGCGGACGCAGCATAACGGCACGTTACTGCCGGATGGCACCATCCTGGTTACCGGAGGAACACAGGGAGCAAGGGCGAAGTACCCAGGCGAGGAACTCGGCTTTAATGACCTGCGGAACGGGTCGCCCATCTGGTCGGCGGAACTATGGAACCCGGCCAAGCCCGCTGGCCATCAGTGGACGAAAATGGCCAAAGCGGCCGTTGACCGCTGCTATCACTCGACCGCCGTTCTGTTACCGGACGCGACCGTGCTGAGTGCTGGCGGAGGCGAGTACAGCCCTCCCAACGACGGCTCCGACAATCTGCCGGAAGACACGCACAGCGACGCCCAGATCTTCTCGCCACCGTACCTGTTCAAAGCCGACAACACGCTGGCCGACCGCCCGGTGATCACTGCCGCACCGACCAAGGTGAAGTATGGCGACACCTTCTCGGTCAGTACGAATGACTCGAATCAGATCGGCAAGGTGACGTGGATTCGGCTGTCGTCCGTCACTCACTCGTTTAACTTCAATCAGCGAATGAACGTGCTGGCCTTCACCGTCGGCATGGGGGGCCTGACGGTGACCGCCCCATCCGATCCTAAGCGGTGCCCACCAGGTCACTACATGCTCTTCGTGCTGAATAAGGACGGCGTCCCTTCTGTAGCCAAAATCGTGCAAATTCTCCCGTAA
- a CDS encoding ferritin-like domain-containing protein — protein sequence MEKICQLSWGPPATLDAAETWGAAPGEQAAAFAVAPPTRKKKISDADVMRRMIKATGGLPNVPAEFAGSAVAEAEFLLQVASEVEHGLLVLYLYAAYSTNDTQTTPPSTPAPFDAEGWQTRLLNIAIQEMDHLLNVQNMLLAVGKKPYFGRGNFPPLPDRAKFYPFPFQFEPLSQISLGKYVSAESPDPVLGMIDQSKLTEDQKTWLPRAVASGKAGAMQSINHVGVIYAKLYWMLQDDGTPVLPWLLPKEQFEKVRHVTDIDLPNLSTSILLQGKFDEGFQGDEGPEPPDAESEHRVIWTLDSRAKMRAAIAQIAEQGEGTKIASDSHFVSFLQLFGEFVTKVDAGSPIPVLPVPTHPNTANDPATEGGRITHPVTLLWARLFNARYRILIAELALIMSESVKENLADGAATGLASRPRLIGDAISREMRQPFGIRGLAKRLTAMPLKADGSGNAGAPFEMPAAPLPTEPTAIRDLLLTFFDESKLIVDDLLALTGSDALPQHDRDGLTNALIAKDKPMRSDVALMKLSP from the coding sequence ATGGAGAAGATCTGTCAGTTGAGTTGGGGCCCGCCAGCAACTCTTGATGCGGCGGAAACGTGGGGGGCCGCACCCGGGGAACAGGCTGCTGCGTTCGCCGTCGCCCCACCAACCCGGAAGAAAAAAATCAGCGATGCGGACGTGATGCGGCGGATGATCAAGGCGACCGGGGGCTTGCCGAACGTCCCGGCGGAGTTCGCTGGAAGCGCCGTGGCCGAAGCTGAGTTCCTGCTGCAAGTCGCTTCCGAAGTTGAGCACGGCCTGCTGGTTCTTTATCTCTATGCCGCGTATTCGACGAACGATACGCAAACGACTCCCCCCTCAACGCCGGCGCCTTTTGATGCCGAGGGCTGGCAAACCCGTCTTCTCAACATTGCGATCCAGGAAATGGATCATCTGCTGAACGTGCAGAACATGCTGCTCGCTGTCGGAAAGAAACCGTATTTTGGGCGCGGCAATTTCCCGCCATTACCCGACCGCGCGAAGTTTTATCCATTCCCTTTTCAATTCGAACCTCTCAGCCAGATCAGCCTGGGGAAATACGTCTCTGCGGAGAGTCCTGACCCTGTCCTGGGCATGATTGACCAGTCGAAACTGACCGAAGACCAGAAGACATGGCTGCCCCGTGCCGTGGCCAGCGGCAAGGCCGGGGCAATGCAGAGCATCAACCATGTCGGCGTCATATACGCCAAGCTCTACTGGATGTTGCAGGATGACGGCACGCCGGTCCTACCCTGGTTGCTGCCGAAGGAGCAATTCGAAAAAGTTCGGCACGTGACCGATATCGACCTTCCCAATTTGTCAACAAGCATCCTCCTTCAGGGGAAATTCGACGAAGGGTTCCAGGGAGATGAAGGTCCCGAGCCGCCAGATGCGGAGTCGGAACATCGAGTGATCTGGACGTTGGATTCCCGGGCCAAGATGCGTGCCGCGATCGCTCAGATCGCCGAGCAGGGCGAGGGAACTAAGATTGCCAGTGACTCTCATTTCGTCTCGTTCCTGCAACTTTTCGGCGAGTTTGTGACCAAGGTCGACGCGGGCTCGCCGATCCCGGTTCTGCCTGTCCCCACGCATCCTAATACCGCGAACGACCCGGCGACTGAAGGCGGACGAATTACTCATCCTGTGACCCTGTTGTGGGCGCGATTGTTCAATGCGCGTTACCGGATTCTCATCGCCGAACTGGCTCTAATCATGTCGGAGAGTGTTAAAGAGAATCTGGCCGATGGCGCGGCGACCGGGTTGGCGTCCCGGCCACGCTTGATTGGGGATGCGATCAGCCGCGAGATGAGACAGCCCTTCGGAATTCGGGGCCTCGCCAAGCGGTTGACGGCGATGCCGCTCAAGGCAGATGGCAGCGGCAACGCTGGTGCGCCCTTCGAGATGCCCGCTGCACCACTTCCGACAGAACCCACGGCAATCCGCGACTTGCTGCTGACCTTCTTCGATGAATCCAAATTGATCGTCGACGACCTCCTCGCCCTGACGGGATCCGATGCGCTTCCGCAGCATGATCGGGACGGTTTGACGAACGCGCTCATCGCGAAGGATAAGCCGATGCGCTCCGATGTGGCACTTATGAAATTAAGCCCTTGA
- a CDS encoding Dyp-type peroxidase, protein MRIDDPSDFAAWLREFVRCVATTEEVLAFNRLFKSLRRKQHGENSRVQASWVNIAFSFAGLKKLERPKMNLDEFADTAFTDGLLKRAMSGELGDPVGSGKSGDPANWVVGGPKREPDVVLIFAADDRNDLNDEVAFTATSLFPSTDAGGKLVRSGASILYRQDGDVLSKPLDGHEHFGFKDGISQPGIRGLLRDGTPLTPSQNPLNPGQGKPGQDLLWPGEFVFGYPGQDPKKEIDEAGADPLKNKKRKAPARFARNGSFLVIRRLHQDVGAFHRFLGELGTRFKIPPALAGARMVGRWPSGAPVVISPAEDNTSLAEDDCQNNNFEFADEENKKPAEPVTLTGEFCPNVKPPEHDPDGAKLPFAGHIRKAYPRNDESESIPGLNESTTQTHRLLRRGIPYGPQSASALGAPFDDNVDRGLLFLAYQVSIVDQFEFVTKNWVNNPDFKDGGTGFDPIIGQNGDSTRRRSFKLGLPGETAAIETDQDWVIPTGGGYFFAPSINSLVALAGDDDTSNAVPKASKPKKKKKK, encoded by the coding sequence CTGCGGATCGATGACCCGAGCGATTTCGCAGCGTGGCTTCGCGAGTTCGTCCGCTGTGTTGCGACCACTGAGGAAGTCCTCGCGTTTAACCGGCTGTTCAAGAGCCTGCGACGGAAGCAACACGGCGAAAACTCTCGGGTACAAGCCTCGTGGGTGAACATTGCCTTCTCCTTCGCGGGGCTCAAGAAGCTGGAACGACCCAAAATGAATTTGGACGAATTTGCGGATACGGCGTTCACCGACGGATTGTTGAAGCGGGCCATGAGCGGAGAGTTAGGTGACCCAGTTGGATCCGGCAAGTCGGGTGACCCGGCAAACTGGGTGGTCGGAGGCCCCAAGCGCGAACCCGATGTCGTGCTGATCTTTGCTGCCGATGATCGCAATGACTTGAACGATGAGGTGGCCTTCACTGCAACGTCCCTATTTCCTTCCACCGACGCCGGCGGGAAACTTGTGAGGAGTGGGGCCAGCATCCTTTACCGTCAGGATGGAGACGTTCTTTCTAAACCGCTTGACGGGCATGAACATTTCGGTTTCAAGGACGGGATTTCACAACCTGGAATTCGTGGTCTGTTGCGCGATGGTACCCCGTTGACTCCCAGTCAAAACCCACTCAACCCCGGGCAGGGTAAGCCGGGACAGGACCTGCTCTGGCCAGGAGAATTCGTCTTTGGCTATCCCGGGCAGGACCCGAAGAAGGAAATCGATGAGGCTGGAGCGGACCCGCTGAAAAACAAGAAACGCAAGGCCCCCGCCCGGTTCGCCCGCAACGGCTCATTCCTGGTCATTCGACGCCTGCATCAGGACGTGGGCGCATTCCATCGCTTCCTGGGAGAACTGGGAACGAGATTCAAGATCCCGCCCGCCTTGGCTGGTGCACGGATGGTCGGCCGGTGGCCGAGCGGAGCACCGGTAGTGATCTCCCCTGCCGAGGACAACACGAGCTTGGCGGAAGACGATTGCCAAAACAACAACTTCGAGTTCGCTGACGAAGAGAACAAGAAACCGGCCGAGCCAGTGACGTTGACCGGCGAATTCTGTCCAAACGTGAAGCCACCTGAGCACGATCCAGACGGCGCCAAGCTCCCTTTCGCGGGGCACATCCGCAAAGCCTACCCGCGAAACGACGAATCTGAGTCGATCCCTGGACTGAACGAGAGCACTACCCAGACACACCGGCTGCTTCGCCGCGGCATCCCATACGGGCCGCAGTCGGCCTCCGCGCTGGGCGCCCCGTTCGACGACAACGTGGATCGAGGGCTGCTCTTCCTGGCGTATCAGGTCTCGATCGTCGATCAATTCGAATTTGTCACGAAGAACTGGGTCAACAATCCGGACTTTAAAGACGGAGGGACCGGCTTCGATCCGATTATCGGACAAAATGGCGACTCAACTCGTCGCCGATCGTTCAAACTCGGACTCCCGGGTGAAACCGCGGCCATTGAAACCGACCAAGATTGGGTGATCCCAACTGGAGGCGGCTATTTCTTCGCACCGTCCATCAACTCACTGGTGGCTCTGGCCGGCGACGATGACACCTCGAATGCGGTTCCGAAAGCGAGCAAGCCAAAAAAGAAAAAAAAGAAGTAG
- a CDS encoding NAD(P)/FAD-dependent oxidoreductase: MSSSSFDADLLILGGGPAGCAAAITAAMAGVTTILLERESFPRQAPGESVHPGVQALFRQLGIESEVLAADFLRHPGHVVQAGGHEQYFPFGADDTGPWLGFQLWRAEFDAILLARSTAAGVSVIRPRQATGLLFENGEIVGVETLHGAFRTRFVVVATGRRRSVARCLNLDWDRRGPVRRAWYGYAMGNCPARAEIPALSTDAAGWTWVARVRPNIFAWTRLNFDASRPSPVWLPAELATLKPLAPTLGADVSWEVVRKPAGAGYFLVGDAAAVLDPAAGHGILKGLMSGIFVGHLVAEILGGAISASAAADAYSSWVHEWFRRDVAELDARYSRFGASRSNDSIEPAHGNVG; encoded by the coding sequence GTGTCGTCAAGTTCGTTTGATGCCGACTTGCTTATCCTGGGGGGCGGACCCGCAGGCTGCGCCGCCGCCATCACGGCCGCGATGGCCGGGGTGACGACGATTCTGCTCGAACGGGAATCGTTCCCGCGGCAGGCGCCGGGTGAGTCAGTCCATCCCGGCGTACAGGCGCTCTTCCGCCAGCTCGGAATCGAGTCCGAGGTCCTCGCGGCAGATTTTCTCCGCCACCCCGGGCACGTTGTGCAGGCGGGGGGGCACGAGCAGTATTTTCCGTTTGGAGCGGACGACACCGGACCATGGCTCGGCTTTCAACTCTGGCGAGCCGAATTCGACGCCATCCTGCTCGCGCGATCGACGGCTGCCGGCGTGTCGGTGATTCGGCCACGACAGGCAACGGGGCTGTTATTTGAAAACGGCGAGATCGTCGGAGTCGAAACCCTCCACGGCGCGTTCCGGACGAGATTCGTGGTCGTCGCCACCGGCCGGCGCCGCTCTGTTGCCCGCTGCCTCAATCTCGATTGGGATCGTCGCGGCCCGGTCCGCAGGGCATGGTATGGCTATGCGATGGGGAACTGCCCAGCCCGCGCGGAAATTCCAGCGCTGTCGACTGACGCGGCCGGATGGACTTGGGTCGCTCGCGTTCGTCCCAACATCTTCGCGTGGACTCGGCTGAACTTTGACGCGTCCCGGCCCTCTCCCGTGTGGCTGCCTGCGGAGTTGGCAACGCTGAAACCGCTCGCGCCGACCCTGGGCGCCGACGTCTCCTGGGAGGTTGTTCGCAAACCGGCGGGGGCAGGATATTTTCTCGTCGGGGACGCTGCTGCTGTCCTCGATCCTGCGGCCGGGCACGGAATCTTGAAGGGGCTCATGTCCGGAATCTTCGTCGGCCATTTGGTGGCCGAGATCCTTGGCGGCGCGATTTCAGCGTCAGCGGCTGCCGATGCCTATTCCAGTTGGGTTCATGAGTGGTTTCGTCGCGATGTTGCCGAATTGGATGCTCGCTATTCCAGATTTGGAGCGAGTCGGAGCAATGACTCAATCGAGCCTGCTCATGGAAACGTGGGTTGA
- a CDS encoding pyridoxine 5'-phosphate synthase produces the protein MARLGVNIDHVATIRQARRTIEPDPVWAAALAELGGADAITVHLREDRRHIQDRDLRVLKDTVQVKLNLEMAAEEAITRIALSTHPHQCTLVPEKREEVTTEGGLDVLGNRDRVRRCVDQLLAAGIEVSLFIDPDEAQISASKALGAQAVELHTGRYADAPTPEQQQRELIILQSAGKAALDHGLLLHMGHGLTYRNVIPVARIHGVGELNIGHSIVARAVMVGFQQAVREMKTLVSG, from the coding sequence ATGGCGCGACTCGGCGTGAACATCGATCATGTGGCGACCATTCGGCAGGCTCGGCGGACCATTGAACCAGATCCGGTCTGGGCAGCGGCACTCGCCGAACTGGGGGGAGCCGATGCCATCACGGTCCACCTCCGCGAAGACCGCCGGCATATCCAGGATCGTGATCTTCGGGTTCTAAAAGACACCGTGCAGGTGAAACTGAACCTGGAGATGGCGGCTGAAGAAGCCATCACCCGCATCGCACTCTCCACGCACCCGCACCAATGCACCCTGGTTCCAGAGAAGCGGGAAGAAGTGACCACGGAAGGGGGGCTCGATGTGCTGGGCAACCGCGACCGCGTCAGACGCTGCGTCGATCAGTTGCTCGCGGCAGGGATCGAAGTCAGTCTGTTCATCGATCCCGACGAAGCTCAAATCTCCGCCTCGAAGGCCCTCGGAGCCCAGGCCGTGGAACTTCACACCGGCCGCTACGCCGATGCCCCCACCCCCGAGCAGCAGCAACGGGAACTGATCATTCTGCAGTCAGCAGGCAAAGCCGCCCTCGACCACGGTCTTCTACTGCACATGGGCCACGGCCTGACCTACCGCAATGTGATCCCAGTCGCCCGCATTCACGGCGTCGGTGAACTGAATATCGGCCACAGCATCGTCGCCCGGGCCGTCATGGTCGGTTTCCAGCAGGCGGTGCGCGAGATGAAAACCCTCGTTTCAGGCTAA